In Tursiops truncatus isolate mTurTru1 chromosome X, mTurTru1.mat.Y, whole genome shotgun sequence, the following proteins share a genomic window:
- the TBL1X gene encoding F-box-like/WD repeat-containing protein TBL1X isoform X5 has protein sequence MSITSDEVNFLVYRYLQESGFSHSAFTFGIESHISQSNINGTLVPPAALISILQKGLQYVEAEISINEDGTVFDGRPIESLSLIDAVMPDVVQTRQQAFREKLAQQQASVAATAAAAAPAAPTAPAAVSQQNPPKNGEATVNGEENGAHAINNHSKPMEIDGDVEIPPNKATVLRGHESEVFICAWNPVSDLLASGSGDSTARIWNLNENSNGGSTQLVLRHCIREGGHDVPSNKDVTSLDWNSDGTLLATGSYDGFARIWTEDGNLASTLGQHKGPIFALKWNKKGNYILSAGVDKTTIIWDAHTGEAKQQFPFHSAPALDVDWQNNTTFASCSTDMCIHVCRLGCDRPVKTFQGHTNEVNAIKWDPSGMLLASCSDDMTLKIWSMKQDTCVHDLQAHSKEIYTIKWSPTGPATSNPNSNIMLASASFDSTVRLWDVERGVCIHTLTKHQEPVYSVAFSPDGKHLASGSFDKCVHIWNTQSGSLVHSYRGTGGIFEVCWNARGDKVGASASDGSVCVLDLRK, from the exons GTTTTTCGCACTCGGCGTTCACGTTCGGTATCGAGAGCCACATAAGCCAGTCCAACATCAATGGGACTCTCGTGCCGCCGGCTGCCCTCATCTCCATCCTGCAGAAGGGCCTGCAGTATGTGGAGGCCGAGATCAGCATCAACGAG GACGGCACGGTGTTCGACGGCCGCCCGATAGAGTCGCTGTCCCTGATTGACGCGGTGATGCCCGACGTGGTGCAGACGCGGCAGCAGGCCTTCCGGGAGAAGCTGGCGCAGCAGCAGGCCAGTGTGGCGGccacggcggcggcggcggccccggCGGCCCCGACGGCCCCGGCGGCCGTTTCCCAGCAGAACCCACCAAAGAACGGCGAGGCCACGGTGAACGGGGAAGAGAACGGAGCGCATGCGATAA ATAATCATTCGAAACCAATGGAAATAGACGGAGACGTGGAGATCCCACCCAATAAAGCCACCGTCCTTCGGGGCCATGAGTCTGAGGTGTTCATCTGTGCCTGGAACCCTGTCAGTGACCTCCTGGCTTCCGG ATCTGGAGATTCAACCGCAAGGATATGGAACCTCAACGAAAACAGCAACGGGGGCTCCACGCAGCTCGTGCTGAGGCACTGTATACGGGAGGGGGGGCATGACGTCCCCAGTAACAAAGACGTCACCTCGCTGGACTGGAAC AGTGACGGCACACTGTTGGCTACAGGTTCCTATGATGGTTTTGCAAGAATATGGACGGAAGACG GTAACCTGGCCAGCACCTTAGGCCAACATAAAGGCCCCATCTTTGCCTTGAAATGGAACAAGAAGGGGAATTACATTTTGAGTGCTGGAGTAGACAAA acaACAATAATTTGGGATGCCCACACAGGAGAGGCCAAACAGCAGTTTCCGTTTCATTCCg cccctgcccttgaCGTGGATTGGCAGAACAACACTACCTTTGCTTCGTGTAGCACAGACATGTGTATCCACGTCTGCAGACTCGGCTGTGACCGCCCGGTCAAAACGTTCCAGGGACACACA AATGAGGTCAATGCCATCAAATGGGACCCTTCTGGGATGTTGCTAGCATCCTGCTCTGATGACATGACATTAAAG ATCTGGAGTATGAAGCAGGATACGTGTGTTCATGACCTTCAAGCTCACAGCAAAGAAATATATACCATAAAGTGGAGTCCCACCGGGCCAGCCACCAGCAACCCCAACTCCAACATCATGCTAGCAAG TGCTTCGTTCGACTCTACAGTTCGACTGTGGGACGTGGAGCGGGGTGTTTGCATCCACACACTCACCAAACACCAGGAACCAGTCTATAGTGTAGCTTTTAGCCCCGACGGGAAGCACTTGGCCAGCGGCTCCTTTGACAAGTGTGTGCACATCTGGAACACTCAG AGCGGAAGTCTCGTCCACAGCTACCGAGGCACCGGCGGCATCTTCGAGGTGTGCTGGAACGCCCGAGGGGACAAAGTGGGCGCCAGTGCGTCGGACGGCTCC gtgTGTGTCTTAGATCTGCGAAAGTAA